CGATCAGGCCGCATTCCGAGAGGAAGAGGTCGTAGAAGGCCTCCAGTGTCTCGCGGTTCTGGCTGCGCACCTCGAAGGAGAAGCGCACCGTGCCGGGAATGCGCGCAATGGCGTGCTCCTGCGGATCGGTGCCAAGCACGCCCGCGGTCACGACGACATCGCGGCCGCGCTCCAGCAAGGTACGCCAGTGCCGGTCGAGATGGGTTATCAATTCGGCGGTGGCGAAGACCGCATCGCGCCTGAGCCAGCGCGGCACCGCGCCGGAATGGCCGGCTTCGCCGAGGCATTCGACCTCGCGGTGCCGGATATTGCCTCTGATGCCGGTGACGATACCGATCGGCAGATCCCGAGCGACCAGCACCGGCCCCTGCTCGATATGCAGTTCGATCCAGGCCGCGACGGTGGCGGGGTCGAGCAGCGGCTCGCCCCTCTCGACACGGACCATGTCGACGCCGACGGAGGCCATGCACTCCGCCAGAGTCCGCCCGCTGGCATGGTCGCGCACGGCAAGATCGGCGCCCGACAGTTTCCCAAACAGGGCGCTGGAGCCCATATAGGCCCGCCCGAAGCGGGAGCTTTCCTCACCGCGCAGGCCGTAGACCTTGATGGTCCGGCGCGGGACGAAGCCCTCCTCCTTGAAGCGGGCGATGATCGCGAGCCCAGCGATGACGCCGGCGGCGCCGTCAAAATTGCCGCCTTGCGGCACGGAATCGAGATGCGAGCCGCAGGCGAGGAAGGGCAGCTCCGGCTCGCGGCCCGGCAGCGTGACAACGAGATTCGCACCCGCGTCACGCTCGGCCACAAAGCCGAATTCGCGCGCCTTCGCCTCGACGATGTCGAGCGCCAGCGACTCGCGCTCGCTATAGGCTTCGCGGGTGATACCGACGCCATCGCCCGTCGCCTCGCGCAGGGCGTCAAACAGCGCCTCGGCGAGGGCGCGGTCGCCCGCGTCGCCGCTGAAGGCGTTGCGCATCTCGGCAGCCTGCGCGCTCACGAAACCGGATCCAGCCAAGCGAGATCGGGCTCGTCAGCCTCCTCGATCACGACGCCGCCAATCAGATCGGCGACGCGCGGGATCTCGCGGCGCAGGCAGAAGGCCGCGAGCCCGTCGATGATCGTCGTCATCGCGGCCGGCTGCAGGAAGGTCGCGGTGCCGACCTGAACCGCGCTAGCCCCGGCCAGCATGTATTCGGCCGCGTCCTCGGCGGTGGAGATGCCGCCGCAGCCGATCACCGGGATCTTCACCGCCTTGGCGCATTGGAAGACCTGGCGCAGCACGATCGGCTTGATCGCCGGCCCCGACAAACCGCCCATGATGTTGCCGAGGCAGGGCTTGAAGCTCTTCAGGTCGATCGCCATCGACAGGATGGTATTGGCGACCACGACCGCGTCAGCGCCCGCGGCCTCGGCGGCGCGCGCAACCTCGGGCACGTCGCCGGTATTGGGCGTGAGCTTGACCCAGAGCGGCAGCGTTGTCGCCCTGCGCAGTTCGCGCGTCACCTTCTCGGTCGATTCCGCCCGCATCGCGAAGGCCTTGCCGTCCTCCTCGATGTTCGGACAGGAGATGTTGGCCTCGATCGCGGCGATGCCGGGGATCGAGAGCTCGGCCGCGAGGCTGGCGAAGCCTTCCGCCGTTGGCGCCGAGATCGAGACGACCAGCGGCGTGTCATAGGCCGCGTAATGCGGCATGGTCGTCTCGATGAAATAGGGCACGCCCTTCGAGGGGATGCCGATGGCGTTGATCAGCCCGCCCGGCCGCTCGACCACCCGCGGCAGCGGATTGCCGGCGCGCAGTTCGCGCGTGATCGTCTTGGTGACGAAGGCGCCAAGCCGGTCGAAGTCCATCACCTTCTCGAGCCCTTCGGCGAAGGTGCCCGACGCCGGCATGACCGGATTGCGCAGGGTGAGCCCGCCGATCCTGACGGAGAGGTCGATAGTCCCGGCCGCGCTCATGGCAGCGCCTCCATCAGGTCGAAGACCGGGCCGTCCCAGCAGACGCGCCGGTTGACGATCTCGCCATTGACGTTGAAGTCGCGGACGCAGCAGTAGCAAAGCCCGATTCCGCAGGCCATCTGCTGCTCCATCGCGACCTGGCCGGGCAGTCCGAACTCACGCGCCAGGCGCTGCTGCACCCGCATCAGCCGGCTCGAGCCGCAGGTGAAGAAGGCATCGCAGCGGCCTTCGGCAATCTGGCGGCGCAGGATGCGCTCGACATTGGCGGGCCCGCTGGTCTGCTCGGCGTCGGTGACGGCGATGACGTCGGCACCATGACGATGGAAGAGCTCGACCGAGACGAGCAGCTCCGGGCGCCTCGCGCTGAAGACCGCCGTCACCTGCGTGCCATTGGCCTTCGCGGCCCTGGCGAGCGGGGCGAGCGTCGCCAGCCCCGCGCCGCGCCCGACAGCGACGATGTGGCGCCATTCCGGGTCGAGCGTGAAGCCGACGCCGAGAGGCCCCATGATGTCGAGCCGGTCGCCCGGCTTCAGCATGTCGAGACCGCGCGTGCCGGCGCCGGTCACCTTGTAGAGGAACTCGACCTGGCGCGTGTCGGGATCGGCGCCGTAGAGGCTCATCGGCCGGCGCAGGAAGGGCTGCTCGCCCGCCGGCTGCGGGCAGAGCAGCTGGAAGAACTGTCCCGGCTGCGCGGCCGCGGCCTCCTCGCTGCAATTGACCACGAGGTGCCGGTATTCGGCGTTCACAGCCTCGTTGCGGACGACCTCGGCGAGCTCGGCGACGATGCTCGCCTTCCACGGCGCAGCAGAGCAGACGCTGCCGCCCATGGCCGCACCGGATCGTGCGGCCGCCTCATGCTGATCGCGTTGGATCGACATCACGAAGTCCCCGCGCTCAGGCGAGTTCGGCGCCACGCCGCTCCGGAATCAGGAACCACATGGCGAGGATGTCGAGCACATAGAGCGTCGCCAGCAAGGCGATCGCCATCTCGAAGCTGTAGGCCGCTGCGATCGTCCCGACCACGAGCGGACCGAAGCCGCCGACGCCGCGCCCGATATTGAACAGCACATTCTGTGCCGTCGCCCGAGCCGCCGTCGGGAACAGCTCGCTGATCAGCGCGCCATAGCCGCCGAGCATACCGTTGACGAAGAAGCCCATCACCGCGCCCGCGACCAGGAGCTGGATCGGGTCGGTCAGCCGCGAATAGACGACGACCATCACGGCAGCGCCGAGCATGTAGCCGAAGAAGGCCGGGCGGCGCCCGATCCGGTCGGCGATATGGCCGAAGGCATAGATGCCGACCGCCATGCCGGCGATGGTCACCGAGGTCCAGACGGCCGACTGCGTCAGGGCAAAGCCGAAGCGGGTCGCCAGATAGTTCGGCAACCAGATCATCACGCCGTAATAGCCGAAATTCTGGACCGAGCAGAGCACGACCATACCGAGGCTCAGCTTCGTCGTGTCCCAATCCTTGACCAGCAGGCGCAGCGCCGATTCCTTCGGCCGGTCCTTGCTGCGGGCGACGAAGACCTCCGGCTCATGCAGTGAATGCCGGATGAAATAGGCGGCGACCGCCGGCAGGATGCCGATGGCGAACATGCCGCGCCAGCCGATGGTCGGCAGCAGGATCGGGGTTGCGATCGCCGCTGCGAGCACGCCGACCTGCCAGCCGAGGCCGACATAGGACGAGGCACGCGCCCGCTTCGAGGCCGGCCAGGCTTCGGCGACCAGGGCCATGCCGATGCCGAATTCGCCGCCAAGGCCAAGGCCGGCAATGGTGCGGTAGATCAGGAGGTCCCAATAGCCCTGTGCCAGCGCGCACATGCCGGTGAAGACGGCGAAGAGGACGATCGTCCAGGTCAGGACGCGGACGCGGCCGATCCGGTCCGACAGCATGCCGAAGCCGATGCCGCCGAGCACCGCGCCGATCAGTGTGGCGGTGACGAGAGAGGCAGCCTGCCCCTGGGTGAGTTGAAGGTCGGCGGAGATCGTCCGCAGCATGAAGCCGAGGATCAGGAGGTCGAAGCCGTCCATGGCATAGCCGATGGCGGCGCCCCACAGGGCCTTGCGGGCCTTGCCGTCGACTTCGGTCGGAGACGATAGGGCGATGGAGCCGCCCATGGCGGCCTGGTTGTCACTCACGGCGAAGTCCCCCGTTTCTGCTTTTCTTTGCGATGCACACCAAAACGCCAAAGCACCAGCGCGCGCTTCCGCACGCGGCTGCCGGCCGGTCTCAAGACTATTGGAGTTTGGGCGCTCGCCCGCTTTCCCAGGGCGCTTGGCTGCGCCGCTTGACGGCCGAGACATCAGGTTCGACCGCGAGAAATCCGCCACGGCACCGGAAAGCCGGCGCCATCGTGTCATCACCCTATGTCACGCGGAAATCTCAATTGCAAGAACAATCTCAATTTTGCGACAATACTCTAAGCCGGCGTCAGACCAGCTCCGAGGACGCCTCCTTCGGCGGCGACTGTGCGATCCCCGAGCGATCGAGCGCCGCCCGCAGCACTGCCCCGGCTTCGCTGCCCTTGAGGGCGCGGCGCCAGAGCCCATCGGCGATGTCCTCGTAGAGGCGTACCGGCTCCTCATCCGCGGTCAGCATGGCGATGCCGGACCGGAGATTCGGCAATTCACCGCCCAGGCGGAACGGGCTCAGTCCAAGCAGCGTCTTCTCCGCAGTCCGGAAGAGCTGGAAGGTGATGTTCGGCACCGCTTCCTCGATCAGGCCGATCTGCACGCCCATCGGCTCGCTCTCGATCAGCCCGATCAGATGCTCGACCTCCATGCGCGCCGCCAGGCGTCGCCGGGCCTGCTCGGCGGCCGGCAGGTTGAAGCGTCCGACCACGCCGAGCTTGAGCCAGCGCTCGATCTCGAGGACATTGACGAAATTGACGACGCTCAGCCGGCGGCGCTTGCGGGCATTCTTGCGCTCGTCGAGGATCGCGATGATCGCATCGATCTCGGCCACGGCCTGCTCGCGCGCGACATGGGGCGGCAGCGCCTCCACCAGGGTCTGTCGCAAATGGGCGGAGTAGCCGTCCGAGGTCAGGAGATAAGACAGGGGCGGGAAATGCGCGATGACCTGGTCGGCCTGCTCCTCGATCTGCCGCATGCGCTCGAAATAGCTGACCGGACTGGAGTAGTACTCGACCCCTGCCCCGAGCAGCGAGGCGACGGTCGTCTCCAGCAGCGTCGCCAGCCGCTCCAGGGTCTCGATCTTGACGACGCCCCCGGCCTCGATCCGGTAGACTGCCGCCCGCGAGATCCCGAGACGTTCGGCGACATCCTCGGCCTGGAGCCGGCGCCCCAGGCGGTAGGCCTTCAGCCGCTCACCGATTTCCTCGAACCGGATTGCCATCGAGCCGACCTCACCTGCCATATCATCTGAATCTCAGATTTTAGACAGCCTAGTCGATCCGGGATGCAATGCGAAGCGTGATCGGTTGTTTTCAACGCCCAGTATCACGCCCCAGTCGAGCGTGGACGCGCCGAACCTGCCCAGCCCTGCCGATCAGCCCGGCTTGATGCCGGCCTCTTCGACCACGCGGTTGGCGCGCTGGATCTCGGCCTCGATGAACTTGGCGAAGCTCGCCGGGTCCTCAGTCACGGCCTCCGCGCCGAGCGCCGTCAGCTTCTCGACGATCTCGCGATCCTTGGAAGCCGCCTGCACCGCCGCGTTGACGCGCTGCACCGTCTCGGCCGGCAGGCCCTTCGGGCCCCAGAGGCCGTACCAGAGCGTGAAGTTGAGATCAGACAGCCCCTGCTCGCCCGCAGTCGGCACGCTCGGCAGGAGCCCGCTGCGCTGCGCGCCCATGATCGCGAAGGCGCGCACCTTGCCGTCGGTGACGAAGGAAAGGGCCGAGCCGAGCGGAGCGACCATCAGCGGCACCTGCGCGGCGACGACATCGGTGATCGCCGGGGCCGTGCCGCGATAATTGACCAGTTCGGCGCTCGTGCCGGTGCGGCGTTTGAAGCTCTCGGTGGCGAGATGGCCCATGCTGCCCAGCGCCGAATTGGCGAAGGTGTACTCACCGGGCTTCGCCTTCATGTCGGCAATCAGCCCCTGCATGGTCGCGGGCGTCTTCATCGAGCCGATCAGCACCATCGGCGAGGTCGCGAAGCGGGAGATCGGCGTGAAATCGGCCAGCGGGTCATAGGACACGCTGCGCATCACATGCCTGGCCATGATGTGGATGTCGGCATTGGTCAGATAGGTCGCCCCGTCCGGCGCCGAGCGCGCGACCTCGGCCGCGCCCAGCGTGTTGCTGGCGCCGGCCTTGTTCTCGACCACCCAGGATTCATCGAGCGCCGGCGCAACGCGCTGGGCATAGAGCCGGCCGATGACGTCGATCGCCCCACCCGCCGCGGCGGGCACGACGAGCCTGACGATCTTGCGTTGGGCGAAGGCGGCACGGGGCGCGAGCGCGGCGCCAGCGAGCCCGGTCAAGGCGGCACGTCGTGTGATGATCACCTGGTTTCCTCCGGATTGGGCCGCGTTAGCCGCGGTTCTCGGCTTCAGTTCGAAAGGCCGTCTGCTGTCCTCGATCTCGACTTGCAGCGGAGCCCGGCGCGGCAAGGCGGTGCCGTCAGGTGCTTTTGCAGCTCGCTCTACAAGATAAGGACGCATACTTATTATCAGTATACATCGTATCTTGGCGCTGTCAAACGGCGAGCCGCCCGAACCCGGCGAAGCGGAGTTCGCGCGGC
This genomic interval from Bosea sp. 29B contains the following:
- a CDS encoding Zn-dependent hydrolase, yielding MSAQAAEMRNAFSGDAGDRALAEALFDALREATGDGVGITREAYSERESLALDIVEAKAREFGFVAERDAGANLVVTLPGREPELPFLACGSHLDSVPQGGNFDGAAGVIAGLAIIARFKEEGFVPRRTIKVYGLRGEESSRFGRAYMGSSALFGKLSGADLAVRDHASGRTLAECMASVGVDMVRVERGEPLLDPATVAAWIELHIEQGPVLVARDLPIGIVTGIRGNIRHREVECLGEAGHSGAVPRWLRRDAVFATAELITHLDRHWRTLLERGRDVVVTAGVLGTDPQEHAIARIPGTVRFSFEVRSQNRETLEAFYDLFLSECGLIGEERGVEFRVDRRLESAPAVMDAGWIARLRTAARDLGLPDEDIPSGAGHDAAVFANAGIPSAMIFVRNEHGSHNPHEAMAIDDFLAGIAVMRDAIREAVR
- a CDS encoding dihydroorotate dehydrogenase; its protein translation is MSAAGTIDLSVRIGGLTLRNPVMPASGTFAEGLEKVMDFDRLGAFVTKTITRELRAGNPLPRVVERPGGLINAIGIPSKGVPYFIETTMPHYAAYDTPLVVSISAPTAEGFASLAAELSIPGIAAIEANISCPNIEEDGKAFAMRAESTEKVTRELRRATTLPLWVKLTPNTGDVPEVARAAEAAGADAVVVANTILSMAIDLKSFKPCLGNIMGGLSGPAIKPIVLRQVFQCAKAVKIPVIGCGGISTAEDAAEYMLAGASAVQVGTATFLQPAAMTTIIDGLAAFCLRREIPRVADLIGGVVIEEADEPDLAWLDPVS
- a CDS encoding dihydroorotate dehydrogenase electron transfer subunit codes for the protein MSIQRDQHEAAARSGAAMGGSVCSAAPWKASIVAELAEVVRNEAVNAEYRHLVVNCSEEAAAAQPGQFFQLLCPQPAGEQPFLRRPMSLYGADPDTRQVEFLYKVTGAGTRGLDMLKPGDRLDIMGPLGVGFTLDPEWRHIVAVGRGAGLATLAPLARAAKANGTQVTAVFSARRPELLVSVELFHRHGADVIAVTDAEQTSGPANVERILRRQIAEGRCDAFFTCGSSRLMRVQQRLAREFGLPGQVAMEQQMACGIGLCYCCVRDFNVNGEIVNRRVCWDGPVFDLMEALP
- a CDS encoding MFS transporter; translation: MSDNQAAMGGSIALSSPTEVDGKARKALWGAAIGYAMDGFDLLILGFMLRTISADLQLTQGQAASLVTATLIGAVLGGIGFGMLSDRIGRVRVLTWTIVLFAVFTGMCALAQGYWDLLIYRTIAGLGLGGEFGIGMALVAEAWPASKRARASSYVGLGWQVGVLAAAIATPILLPTIGWRGMFAIGILPAVAAYFIRHSLHEPEVFVARSKDRPKESALRLLVKDWDTTKLSLGMVVLCSVQNFGYYGVMIWLPNYLATRFGFALTQSAVWTSVTIAGMAVGIYAFGHIADRIGRRPAFFGYMLGAAVMVVVYSRLTDPIQLLVAGAVMGFFVNGMLGGYGALISELFPTAARATAQNVLFNIGRGVGGFGPLVVGTIAAAYSFEMAIALLATLYVLDILAMWFLIPERRGAELA
- a CDS encoding helix-turn-helix domain-containing protein → MAIRFEEIGERLKAYRLGRRLQAEDVAERLGISRAAVYRIEAGGVVKIETLERLATLLETTVASLLGAGVEYYSSPVSYFERMRQIEEQADQVIAHFPPLSYLLTSDGYSAHLRQTLVEALPPHVAREQAVAEIDAIIAILDERKNARKRRRLSVVNFVNVLEIERWLKLGVVGRFNLPAAEQARRRLAARMEVEHLIGLIESEPMGVQIGLIEEAVPNITFQLFRTAEKTLLGLSPFRLGGELPNLRSGIAMLTADEEPVRLYEDIADGLWRRALKGSEAGAVLRAALDRSGIAQSPPKEASSELV
- a CDS encoding tripartite tricarboxylate transporter substrate binding protein; its protein translation is MIITRRAALTGLAGAALAPRAAFAQRKIVRLVVPAAAGGAIDVIGRLYAQRVAPALDESWVVENKAGASNTLGAAEVARSAPDGATYLTNADIHIMARHVMRSVSYDPLADFTPISRFATSPMVLIGSMKTPATMQGLIADMKAKPGEYTFANSALGSMGHLATESFKRRTGTSAELVNYRGTAPAITDVVAAQVPLMVAPLGSALSFVTDGKVRAFAIMGAQRSGLLPSVPTAGEQGLSDLNFTLWYGLWGPKGLPAETVQRVNAAVQAASKDREIVEKLTALGAEAVTEDPASFAKFIEAEIQRANRVVEEAGIKPG